A stretch of the Lactuca sativa cultivar Salinas chromosome 9, Lsat_Salinas_v11, whole genome shotgun sequence genome encodes the following:
- the LOC111893413 gene encoding protein DOG1-like 3, protein MAKQIKQQQFQCCYQNWVAQQQLDLDELLQTLTNYPTDVDYLQLITKKMLTHFENYNNSRAQLAKHDGPSFLAPSWGSTFVNSFLWIGGCRPTLMIRLVYALCGSHLNTHLKEFLEGVRHGNIGEISSLQLKRIDELHAKTVKEQDKLSSYMATLQERIADEPLMLLASGCRGVGESSEGGVVDIAMDTHALDMYNVLMEADKLRMSTLKGILEIFTPLQAVEFLVAAKKLHLSLHEWSSRRDTRMGITHLLGSNNPSSSGDPPPLPPPLEP, encoded by the exons ATGGCCAAACAAATAAAACAGCAACAGTTCCAATGCTGTTATCAGAACTGGGTGGCTCAACAACAGCTCGATCTGGACGAATTACTCCAAACACTCACCAACTACCCAACCGACGTCGACTACCTCCAACTCATAACCAAAAAAATGCTCACCCACTTCGAGAACTACAACAACTCTCGAGCGCAACTAGCCAAACATGATGGGCCATCCTTTTTGGCTCCAAGCTGGGGGAGCACTTTTGTGAACTCGTTTCTTTGGATCGGTGGTTGCAGACCTACTTTGATGATCCGGCTCGTGTATGCGCTATGTGGGTCCCACCTAAATACACACTTGAAGGAGTTTCTTGAAGGAGTTCGACATGGAAACATCGGAGAAATATCAAGCTTGCAGCTCAAAAGAATAGATGAACTTCATGCCAAAACGGTTAAAGAGCAAGATAAGCTGTCGTCATATATGGCAACCTTACAG GAAAGGATAGCGGACGAGCCATTGATGTTGCTGGCAAGTGGGTGTAGGGGGGTTGGGGAGTCAAGCGAGGGTGGGGTGGTGGACATAGCGATGGACACACATGCCCTTGATATGTATAATGTTTTGATGGAAGCAGATAAGCTGAGGATGAGTACACTGAAGGGTATTTTAGAGATTTTTACACCATTGCAGGCGGTGGAGTTTCTGGTGGCGGCGAAGAAACTACACCTTTCTTTACACGAGTGGAGCTCGAGAAGGGATACAAGAATGGGGATTACTCACCTACTTGGTAGTAATAATCCATCATCCTCCGGTGACCCACCGCCTTTACCACCACCACTGGAGCCGTGA